One window from the genome of Hippopotamus amphibius kiboko isolate mHipAmp2 chromosome 13, mHipAmp2.hap2, whole genome shotgun sequence encodes:
- the LOC130834670 gene encoding LOW QUALITY PROTEIN: guanine nucleotide exchange factor subunit RIC1-like (The sequence of the model RefSeq protein was modified relative to this genomic sequence to represent the inferred CDS: deleted 1 base in 1 codon; substituted 1 base at 1 genomic stop codon), with the protein FIYPPTYTAIYPSISPSTHPSTHPPIHLTIHASTHLLIHPSTNPPIYQCSHLSIHLYIHPSIYPSSDLSTYPPIYYPSTYLSTHPLTHPSVYLPIHPSMHPPTHPLTTSPTHPFIIHPLSHPSTYPFMHPPIHLPIHXPTHLPTHPYPSIYPTTYPPIYSLIHLSSHPSTYPLTHPPTHPSIIHLSIYPS; encoded by the exons ttcatctatccaccTACCTACACAGCCATTTAcccatccatctctccatccacccatccatctacccatccac CCATCCACTTAACCATCCACGCATCCACTCACTTATTGATCCACCCATCCACCAACCCACCCATTTACCAATGCagccatttatccatccatctgtacatccacccatctatctacCCATCTTCTGACCTGTCCACTTACCCACCCATCTATTATCCATCCACttatctatccacccatccacttactcatccatctgtctatctacccattcatccatccatgcacccacctacccacccactgACCACCTCACCTACCCACCCATTCATTATCCATCCACTCAGccatccatctacctatccattcatgcatccacccatccatctacccatccactgACCCACacatctacccacccatcca tatccatccatctatccaaccACTTATCCACCTATCTACTCACTCATCCATCTATCCTCccatccatctacctatccactgacccacccacctacccacccatccattatacatctatccatctacccatcc